From Vigna unguiculata cultivar IT97K-499-35 chromosome 5, ASM411807v1, whole genome shotgun sequence, the proteins below share one genomic window:
- the LOC114185746 gene encoding probable polygalacturonase At3g15720 — MEFLFTVLIILSVLAPGFSSTTTTFNVLKYGAVGDGQTNDSPAFLKAWKDVCQSKSHISQLIIPAKRTFMLKPTTFTGPCKSNYTYIQLSGNIVAPKTKPEYSGFHTNTWLGFSFIDGLIISGKGSIDGRGSIWWQQPCLGNPQPGRTCRPPTAVTFNRCNRLQLKGYTSINPARSHMTLTSCQKGTLSFLHLVAPGNSPNTDGIDISGSKHIKVLNSFIATGDDCIAISAGSSNITIFGITCGPGHGISIGSLGTRGETDIVEDVHVENCTLTETLTGVRIKTWQGGAGFARRISFEKITFVRANNPIIIDQFYCPHRTDCKNKTASIKVSDITYKGIVGTSLTDKAINLSCDENVGCSNIVLDHIYITSAVPGQKVFSFCHNAHGTATHTKPSVKCLLK, encoded by the exons ATG GAGTTTTTGTTCACAGTGTTGATCATTCTGAGTGTTCTTGCACCCGGATTCAGCAGCACAACAACTACTTTCAATGTTTTGAAATATGGAGCAGTGGGAGATGGACAAACCAACGATTCTCCG GCCTTTCTGAAGGCATGGAAAGACGTTTGCCAGAGCAAGTCACACATATCTCAACTCATCATACCAGCAAAACGGACATTCATGCTGAAGCCTACTACCTTCACTGGTCCATGCAAATCAAATTACACCTACATTCAG CTTTCAGGGAACATTGTTGCACCAAAAACAAAACCGGAATATTCTGGATTCCACACGAATACATGGCTTGGCTTCTCTTTCATCGATGGTTTAATTATCAGTGGAAAAGGGTCCATTGATGGTCGAGGCTCTATCTGGTGGCAACAACCTTGCTTAGGAAATCCACAACCT GGGAGAACGTGCCGTCCACCAACA GCAGTTACATTCAATAGATGCAATCGCCTTCAACTGAAAGGTTATACAAGCATTAATCCTGCAAGAAGCCACATGACTCTAACAAGCTGCCAGAAAGGCACCCTCTCTTTCCTGCATTTAGTTGCTCCTGGAAATAGCCCTAATACCGATGGCATTGATATTTCTGGCTCTAAACACATTAAAGTACTTAATTCTTTTATAGCAACAG GTGATGATTGCATTGCTATTAGTGCTGGATCCTCCAACATCACAATATTTGGTATAACATGTGGTCCAGGCCATGGTATCAG caTTGGATCATTGGGAACACGTGGAGAGACCGACATTGTCGAGGACGTGCATGTGGAGAATTGTACTTTGACTGAAACATTAACTGGTGTAAGAATCAAGACATGGCAG GGTGGTGCTGGATTTGCTAGGAGGATCTCGTTTGAAAAGATTACGTTTGTTCGAGCCAATAACCCAATTATCATTGACCAGTTTTATTGCCCTCATAGAACGGATTGCAAAAACAAG ACTGCATCAATCAAGGTAAGTGACATAACTTACAAAGGGATCGTTGGAACATCATTGACGGACAAAGCAATCAACTTGAGCTGTGATGAAAACGTGGGATGCTCCAACATTGTGCTTGATCATATTTACATAACATCTGCAGTTCCAGGGCAGAAAGTTTTCTCCTTTTGCCATAATGCAcatggaacagccacccacacCAAACCATCCGTGAAGTGCTTGCTGAAGTAG
- the LOC114184061 gene encoding DCC family protein At1g52590, chloroplastic, which translates to MALQLPTLSGCAMRFNSSLCSMPRRKFSTFATLSQPRSDTTNWVEATSSFFDQDKRPIMLFDGVCNLCNGGVKFVRDNDRNKTIRYEALQSEAGKMLLRRSGRAPDDISSVVLVENDRSYIKSEAVLKIMEYIDLPFPQIAILLQFVPLFIRDFVYDNVANNRYTIFGRSESCEI; encoded by the exons ATGGCTCTTCAACTTCCAACACTTTCTGGTTGTGCCATGCGCTTCAACTCAAGCTTGTGCTCGATGCCTCGTCGAAAATTTAGCACCTTTGCCACTCTGTCACAACCGCGAAGCGACACAACCAACTGGGTTGAAGCAACTTCCAGTTTCTTCGACCAAGACAAACGACCCATCATGTTGTTTGATG GAGTATGCAACTTGTGCAACGGGGGTGTGAAGTTCGTTCGTGATAACGATCGGAATAA GACAATTAGGTATGAAGCTCTTCAGAGTGAAGCAGGTAAAATGTTGCTTAGGAGATCAGGAAGAGCTCCTGATGACATCTCAAGTGTTGTACTGGTTGAAAATGACAG ATCCTACATAAAGTCTGAAGCAGTACTGAAGATAATGGAATACATAGACTTGCCATTTCCACAAATAGCAATTCTTCTTCAATTTGTTCCTCT GTTTATCAGAGATTTTGTTTATGACAATGTTGCAAATAACCGTTACACGATTTTTGGTCGTTCTGAATCATGTGAAATATAG
- the LOC114183398 gene encoding signal peptidase complex catalytic subunit SEC11A, translating into MGWIGETMDSVKSLQIRQVLTQAVSLGMIVTSALIIWKALMCITGSESPVVVVLSGSMEPGFKRGDILFLHMSKDPIRAGEIVVFNVDGREIPIVHRVIKVHEREDTGEVDVLTKGDNNYGDDRLLYAHGQLWLQRHHIMGRAVGFLPYVGWVTIIMTEKPIIKYILIGALGLLVITSKD; encoded by the exons ATGGGTTGGATCGGAGAGACTATGGATTCCGTCAAATCTCTTCAGATCCGGCAGGTTCTCACTCAAGCCGTTAGCCTCG GCATGATTGTTACGTCTGCGTTGATAATATGGAAGGCATTGATGTGCATTACTGGCAGTGAATCtcctgttgttgttgttctttcTGGAAGCATGGAACCAGGATTCAAGCGG GGAGACATTTTGTTCCTGCACATGAGTAAAGATCCAATTCGTGCGGGGGAGATTGTTGTGTTTAATGTGGAT gGACGTGAGATTCCAATTGTTCACCGTGTAATTAAG GTACATGAAAGGGAGGATACTGGTGAGGTTGATGTTCTCACAAAAG GAGACAACAATTATGGGGATGACAGGCTATTGTATGCTCATGGTCAGCTTTGGCTGCAAAGGCACCACATAATGGGTAGAGCCGTTGG GTTTTTACCTTACGTGGGCTGGGTGACCATTATTATGACTGAAAAGCCTATTATCAAG TATATTCTCATTGGTGCTTTGGGGTTGCTCGTGATAACTTCAAAAGATTAA
- the LOC114184799 gene encoding nodulin-30-like encodes MRSIVISILLFISVVVAEDVVAGKVVNPAETAETAEEAGIDETANINLVINEQPQAYESPRFKKFVTHCSSHVAETCSENDPMRGKLGLSLCLFDSMEACLVDHKASLYQTTSSYKSQKSIQYLPVLIETVKFQAVLRTCSKVTAQTCFTTSDVNTSTLSACLKPYLIRCVYLDQDPPPSPPIPAANSGRDPAQITSDQVTCGWCR; translated from the exons ATGAGAAGCATAGTAATAAGTATATTGTTGTTCATAAGTGTGGTGGTTGCAGAAGACGTGGTTGCTGGTAAAGTTGTCAATCCTGCAGAAACTGCAGAAACTGCAGAAGAAGCTGGCATTGATGAAACCGCTAATATTAACTTAGTCATTAATGAACAACCTCAAGCGTACGAGTCTCCAAGGTTCAAAAAGTTTGTGACACATTGCAGCTCACATGTTGCTGAAACATGTAGTGAAAATGATCCAATGCGTGGCAAATTAGGGTTATCTCTTTGCCTTTTCGATTCCATGGAAGCATGTTTGGTAGACCATAAGGCCTCACTTTATCAAACAACTTCTTCCTATAAATCTCAGAAATCAATTCAATATTTGCCAGTGCTCATTGAGACTGTGAAATTTCAAGCTGTCTTGAGAACCTGTTCCAAAGTCACTGCACAAACTTGTTTCACTACTTCTGATGTTAATACATCAACTTTATCAGCTTGTCTTAAACCATATTTGATTCGATGTGTCTATCTTGATCAAGatccaccaccatcaccaccaa TTCCAGCAGCAAATAGTGGAAGAGATCCTGCTCAGATTACATCTGATCAAGTTACATGTGGTTGGTGCAGATAA
- the LOC114184060 gene encoding RHOMBOID-like protein 5, with protein sequence MGKKPPHLSDIEAARYPPPPPPNFYIPQPRLWFSWLVPLIFLANIAIFIYTMYENDCPAYLNDESCLFSEYLGRFSFQPFRENPLLGPAIRTLRLLGALEEDLVVDQQEVWRFFSCMFLHAGVVHLLANMFSLLFIGVRLEKEFGFLRIGLLYALSGFGGSLLSILHLKENKSSTVSVGASGALFGLLGAMLSELLTNWSIYANKCAALTSLLIIVGLNLAVGFLPHVDNSAHVGGFLSGYFLGFVLLMRPQYGYVNRKYIPPGYDVKRKSKYKWYQYFYLFVSLVILLLGFAYGLANLYIENADQRFPFLESYPR encoded by the exons ATGGGGAAGAAGCCGCCGCACCTGTCCGACATAGAGGCGGCGCGATATCCCCCACCTCCACCGCCTAATTTCTACATTCCACAGCCTCGTTTGTGGTTCTCATGGTTGGTGCCACTCATTTTCTTGGCCAACATTGCAATCTTCATCTATACCATGTATGAAAATGATTGCCCTGCCTACTTGAACGACGAGTCTTGCCTTTTCTCTGAATATCTCGGCAGATTCTCCTTCCAACCCTTCAGGGAAAACCCTCTCCTTGGCCCTGCAATCCGCAC GCTGCGGCTGTTAGGGGCCCTTGAAGAGGACCTAGTGGTGGACCAACAAGAAGTGTGGCGGTTCTTTTCCTGCATGTTTCTTCACGCTGGAGTCGTGCATTTGCTAGCCAATATGTTCAGCCTTCTCTTTATAGGGGTTAGGCTTGAGAAGGAATTCGGATTTT TGAGAATTGGACTCTTATATGCGCTTTCTGGTTTTGGCGGAAGTTTGCTCTCCATTTTGCATTTGAAAGAGAACAAGTCAAGTACCGTATCAGTTGGTGCATCTGGTGCACTTTTTGGGCTTCTGGGTGCCATGCTTTCTGAGCTTCTAACTAACTGGAGTATCTATGCAAATAAG TGTGCAGCTCTTACAAGCCTATTGATCATTGTTGGTCTAAACTTGGCTGTTGGATTTCTACCTCATGTGGACAATTCAGCTCATGTTGGAGGGTTTTTGTCAGGATATTTCCTCGGTTTTGTTCTCTTAATGCGCCCTCAATATGGATATGTAAATCGCAAATATATACCTCCAGGATATGATGTCAAACGTAAATCAAAGTACAAATGGTATCAATATTTCTACCTGTTCGTGTCACTGGTCATTTTACTTCTCgg ATTTGCATATGGCCTGGCTAATCTGTACATAGAAAATGCAGACCAAAGATTTCCCTTCCTAGAGAGTTATCCAAGATGA
- the LOC114184800 gene encoding nodulin-30-like has protein sequence MRSIVISILLFISVVVAEDVVTSKVVNLVDPAEKFGTDETANINLAINEQSQAYESPRFKKFVTHCSSHVAETCSENDPMRDKLGLSLCLFDSMEACLVDHKASLYQTTSSYKSQKSIQYLPVLIETVKFQAVLRTCSKVTAQTCFTTSDVNTSTLSACLKPYLIQCIYLNQNPPPDAAYIERDHTQITPDQVTCGWCR, from the exons ATGAGAAGCATAGTAATAAGTATATTGTTGTTCATAAGTGTGGTGGTGGCAGAAGATGTGGTTACCAGTAAAGTTGTCAATCTTGTAGATCCTGCAGAAAAATTTGGTACTGATGAAACCGCTAATATTAACTTAGCCATTAATGAACAATCTCAAGCGTATGAGTCTCCAAGGTTCAAAAAATTTGTGACACATTGTAGCTCACATGTTGCTGAAACATGCAGTGAAAATGATCCAATGCGTGACAAATTAGGGTTGTCTCTTTGTCTTTTCGATTCCATGGAAGCATGTTTGGTAGACCATAAGGCCTCACTTTATCAAACAACTTCTTCCTATAAATCTCAAAAATCAATTCAATATTTGCCAGTGCTTATTGAGACCGTGAAATTTCAAGCTGTCTTGAGAACCTGTTCCAAAGTCACTGCACAAACTTGTTTCACTACTTCTGATGTTAATACATCAACTTTATCAGCTTGTCTTAAACCATATTTGATTCAGTGTATATATCTTAATCAAAATCCACCACCAG ATGCAGCATATATCGAAAGAGATCATACTCAAATTACGCCTGATCAAGTTACATGTGGTTGGTGCAGATAA
- the LOC114183901 gene encoding pentatricopeptide repeat-containing protein At1g52620: MSKAILSRIKPRHRLKTSSSLPPHINNLVSDVIQILKSHQSQEPLQSRFAQSNVVVSDVAHFVIDRVHDPELALKFFDWASTRPFSCSLDGVAHSSLLKVLARFRVFSEIESVLESMKAQNLVPTRGAFSALILAYGESGSVDRALQLFHAVREMHNCFPSVAASNSLLNALVMSGKVDVALQLYDKMLQTDDGNGAAVDNYSTSIMVKGLCNSGKIEDGWRLIKDRWGKSCVPHVVFYNMIINGYCKKGDLQCATRTLKELKMKGVLPTVETYGALINGFCKAGEFEAVDQFLTEMAARGLNTNVKVFNNIIDAEYKHGLVAKAAETMRRMAEMGCEPDITTYNVMINFSCRGGRTKEADELIEKAKERALLPNKFSYTPLMHAYCKQGDYNKASSMLFRVAELGEKPDLVSYGAFIHGVVVAGEIDVALMVKEKMKEKGVFPDAQIYNVLMSGLCKSGRFSAMKLLLSEMLDRNVQPDAYVYATMIDGFIRSGELDEAIKLFEVIIRKGIDPGVVGYNAMIKGFCKFGKMTDALSFLNKMKNVHHAPDEYTYSTVIDGYVKQHDMSSALKMFGQMMKHKFKPNVITYTSLINGFCKKADMIRAEKVFGGMKTFNLEPNVVTYTTLVGGFFKAGRPEKATSTFELMLMNGCFPNDATFHYMVNGLTNTALTPALVEKSDSKENERSLILDFFTMMILDGWEPVIAAYNSIIVCLCKHGMVDTAQLLQTKMLNKGFLIDSVCFTALLHGLCQKGKSKEWRNIVSCDQSKIDLQTAVKYSLTLDKYLYQGRLSEASIILQTLIEDSKFSEQLMKM, encoded by the coding sequence ATGTCCAAAGCCATTCTTTCTCGAATCAAACCTCGTCATCGCCTCAAAACTTCCTCCTCTTTGCCTCCCCACATCAACAACCTCGTCTCTGACGTCATCCAAATCCTTAAATCCCACCAATCGCAGGAACCCCTTCAATCTCGCTTTGCTCAATCCAATGTTGTTGTTTCCGACGTTGCCCATTTCGTCATTGATCGTGTCCACGACCCGGAACTCGCTCTGAAGTTCTTCGATTGGGCTTCCACCCGACCCTTCTCTTGTTCTCTCGATGGGGTTGCTCATTCCTCTCTTCTGAAGGTCTTGGCCAGGTTCAGAGTGTTCTCGGAGATCGAGTCGGTGTTGGAGAGCATGAAAGCTCAAAACTTGGTCCCTACCCGTGGAGCATTCAGTGCTTTGATTCTTGCGTATGGAGAATCTGGGTCGGTTGATAGGGCTCTTCAGTTATTCCATGCAGTGCGTGAAATGCATAATTGTTTTCCAAGTGTTGCCGCAAGCAATTCGTTGCTGAATGCCTTGGTCATGAGCGGGAAAGTCGATGTTGCGCTTCAGCTGTATGATAAAATGCTTCAAACAGATGATGGCAATGGTGCTGCTGTGGATAACTATAGCACCTCGATAATGGTGAAGGGCCTGTGCAACTCGGGGAAAATTGAGGACGGTTGGAGGTTGATTAAGGATAGATGGGGAAAAAGTTGTGTGCCACATGTTGTgttttataatatgattattaatgGGTATTGCAAGAAGGGTGATCTCCAATGTGCAACTAGAACACTCAAGGAGTTGAAAATGAAGGGGGTTTTGCCAACAGTAGAAACTTACGGAGCTTTAATTAATGGATTTTGCAAGGCAGGGGAGTTTGAAGCAGTTGATCAATTTCTGACAGAAATGGCTGCAAGGGGATTGAATACGAATGTGAAAgtgtttaataatattattgatgcAGAATATAAGCATGGTTTGGTAGCCAAAGCAGCTGAGACAATGAGAAGGATGGCGGAGATGGGTTGTGAACCAGATATTACAACTTACAATGTTATGATTAACTTTTCATGTAGGGGTGGAAGGACTAAAGAAGCTGATGAACTGATAGAAAAGGCGAAAGAAAGGGCATTGTTGCCTAATAAATTTAGCTATACACCCCTCATGCATGCTTATTGCAAGCAAGGGGATTATAATAAGGCATCAAGTATGCTTTTTAGGGTTGCTGAACTGGGAGAAAAACCGGACTTGGTTTCTTATGGAGCTTTTATACATGGAGTAGTCGTTGCTGGGGAAATTGATGTTGCATTGATGGTCAAAGAGAAAATGAAGGAGAAGGGTGTATTTCCTGATGCTCAAATTTACAACGTTTTGATGAGCGGTCTCTGCAAAAGTGGGAGGTTTTCTGCCATGAAATTGCTACTTTCAGAAATGCTTGATCGAAATGTTCAACCTGATGCTTATGTTTATGCAACCATGATAGACGGGTTTATTAGAAGTGGTGAGCTTGATGAGGCAATTAAGCTTTTTGAAGTCATAATTAGAAAAGGTATAGACCCTGGTGTTGTGGGGTATAATGCCATGATCAAAGGCTTCTGTAAATTCGGAAAGATGACAGATGCTCTGTCATTcttaaataagatgaaaaatgtGCATCATGCTCCAGATGAATATACGTATTCCACAGTTATAGATGGATATGTAAAACAGCATGACATGAGTAGTGCCCTCAAGATGTTTGGACAAATGATGAAACATAAATTCAAGCCAAATGTGATCACCTACACCTCTTTAATCAATGGGTTCTGTAAGAAAGCAGATATGATCAGAGCTGAAAAAGTTTTCGGAGGAATGAAAACTTTCAATTTGGAACCTAATGTTGTCACCTACACCACACTAGTTGGGGGTTTCTTTAAGGCTGGTAGACCTGAGAAAGCAACATCCACTTTTGAGTTAATGCTGATGAATGGTTGCTTTCCAAATGATGCTACATTCCATTACATGGTAAATGGTTTGACAAATACTGCACTTACTCCGGCTCTTGTTGAGAAAAGCGATTCCAAGGAAAATGAGAGGTCATTGATTTTGGATTTCTTCACAATGATGATTTTGGATGGATGGGAGCCAGTGATTGCAGCTTATAATTCTATTATTGTTTGTCTTTGTAAACACGGAATGGTTGACACTGCCCAATTATTGCAAACTAAGATGCTGAATAAGGGATTTCTTATAGATTCTGTATGTTTCACTGCTCTGCTACATGGCTTATGCCAAAAAGGAAAATCAAAAGAATGGAGAAATATTGTATCCTGTGATCAAAGTAAGATTGATCTTCAAACTGCTGTTAAATATTCTCTGACATTAGACAAATACCTATATCAGGGAAGGCTCTCAGAGGCTTCAATTATTTTACAGACCTTGATTGAAGACTCCAAGTTTTCTGAACAACTGATGAAGATGTAA